Proteins from a genomic interval of Salvelinus alpinus chromosome 7, SLU_Salpinus.1, whole genome shotgun sequence:
- the LOC139581370 gene encoding protocadherin alpha-C2-like isoform X4: MESHCLVQRWRRYVSVFLLLSTTMNTASAVTHYSIPEEMEEGSVVANLATDLGLDVKTLNRRKMRLDVVANKKYLEVNKETGELYILQKMDREHLCSSKTNCFLKLDATIENPLRMFNIELEIIDINDNSPYFRRDEMHLDISESTAIGERLSLNNAVDPDVGTNSVKTYHLRESHNFNIEIQAGRDGSKFADLILKKALDREKQEVHNLILTAVDGGVPSRTGTANIIVRVLDTNDNAPQFDKESYTINVMENFPIGSLVVTLNATDLDEGTNSEIIYSYSLYTSEKTQATFSLNSNNGEITVKEMINYEDFRIYDMEVIATDKGTNSLSGQCKITILVTDMNDNHPEISIKSYQSPIKEDIAVDTVIAVVSVSDKDSGENGIVDIHIADELPFALRESSDNYYELVVSEPLDREKVPEYDITFTVTDRGFPPLSDNETMTLELLDVNDNVPQFPQSFYTIPVMENNAPGALLSSLTAFDPDLHENQYLVYFIIEKEIVNTSISMLFSINPENGNLYALKTFDYEIEKEFLFHIEARDSGVPPLSSNVTVHIIIVDQNDNTPVIVSPWRVHGSLVEEKIPRSTDKGSLVSKVIAIDTDSVQNSRITYQFLQVTDATLFSLDQYNGDIRTMRMFSYRDPRHQRLVVIAKDNGEPALSATVTIKLSTVETAVKAYSDMTEVPPEYDIFSDLNLYLVIGLGSVSFLLLITILVTCVLKCQKPMPSKAAPPSRNSVISEGNSTIADSTLVSNDAYWYSLFLAETRKGKLVVRQPVPKAGSRYIVSSLPRSTGLTETSDSAASTLQYPK; this comes from the coding sequence ATGGAGTCGCATTGCCTCGTTCAACGGTGGAGAAGGTACGTATCggtctttcttcttctctctaccACCATGAACACGGCGTCTGCCGTTACCCATTATTCTATTCCAGAGGAAATGGAGGAAGGCTCCGTTGTTGCCAATTTAGCTACTGATTTGGGACTGGATGTGAAAACATTGAATAGGCGCAAGATGCGATTGGATGTTGTCGCCAATAAAAAATACCTGGAGGTTAACAAAGAAACCGGAGAGCTTTACATTTTACAGAAAATGGACAGAGAACATCTTTGCAGCTCTAAAACCAATTGCTTTCTTAAACTGGACGCTACAATTGAAAACCCATTACGAATGTTTAATATTGAGCTAGAAATCATAGATATCAACGACAATTCACCTTATTTTCGAAGAGACGAAATGCATTTGGATATATCCGAGTCGACTGCAATAGGAGAACGCTTATCTTTGAACAATGCCGTGGATCCTGACGTCGGCACTAATTCTGTGAAAACCTACCATCTAAGAGAAAGTCATAATTTCAATATAGAAATTCAGGCCGGACGAGACGGGTCAAAGTTTGCTGATTTGATTCTGAAAAAGGCTTTAGACCGAGAGAAGCAGGAGGTTCATAATCTAATACTCACCGCTGTAGACGGCGGAGTCCCCTCACGCACAGGCACAGCCAACATCATTGTTCGCGTTCTAGATACGAATGACAACGCCCCTCAATTTGATAAAGAAAGCTACACAATCAATGTGATGGAAAACTTTCCAATTGGAAGCCTTGTGGTTACACTGAATGCAACTGACTTAGATGAGGGTACCAATTCGGAAATAATATATTCATATAGCCTCTATACATCAGAGAAAACTCAAGCCACTTTCAGTTTGAATTCTAATAACGGAGAAATAACGGTGAAAGAAATGATAAATTATGAAGACTTCAGGATTTATGATATGGAAGTCATAGCAACTGATAAGGGGACCAACTCTTTGTCAGGTCAGTGTAAAATAACTATTCTAGTGACGGATATGAATGACAATCATCCTGAAATAtcaatcaaatcatatcaaagtCCTATAAAGGAGGATATAGCAGTAGACACGGTGATAGCAGTTGTCAGTGTCAGCGATAAAGATTCAGGTGAAAATGGGATTGTCGATATCCATATTGCGGATGAATTACCTTTTGCACTAAGAGAGTCTTCCGATAACTATTATGAGTTAGTAGTATCAGAACCTCTAGACCGTGAGAAGGTCCCAGAATATGACATAACTTTTACCGTAACAGACAGGGGTTTCCCTCCGCTATCTGACAATGAAACGATGACTTTAGAACTACTAGACGTTAACGACAACGTTCCACAGTTCCCCCAGTCGTTCTACACTATACCCGTTATGGAGAATAACGCGCCTGGGGCCTTGCTAAGTTCCCTCACTGCGTTTGATCCAGACCTCCATGAAAACCAGTATCTAGTTTATTTCATCATAGAAAAGGAGATAGTGAACACCTCCATTTCCATGCTGTTTTCCATCAATCCGGAGAACGGTAATCTTTACGCACTGAAGACGTTTGACTATGAGATAGAGAAGGAGTTCCTTTTCCACATTGAGGCCAGAGACTCTGGTGTTCCTCCTCTCAGCAGTAACGTGACTGTCCACATCATTATTGTGGACCAGAACGACAACACCCCGGTCATAGTTTCTCCGTGGCGCGTGCACGGCTCCTTGGTGGAGGAAAAGATTCCCAGATCCACCGATAAAGGATCCCTGGTCTCCAAGGTGATAGCCATAGACACGGACTCGGTCCAGAACTCTCGGATTACATACCAGTTTCTACAGGTTACTGACGCCACATTATTCAGTCTGGACCAATACAATGGAGATATCCGGACCATGAGAATGTTCAGTTACAGAGATCCACGTCATCAACGGCTGGTTGTCATCGCCAAGGACAACGGGGAACCTGCTCTCTCAGCTACAGTTACCATCAAGCTGTCAACAGTGGAGACTGCTGTTAAAGCCTACTCTGACATGACTGAAGTGCCTCCAGAATATGACATATTTTCAGACTTAAACCTGTATTTGGTGATCGGCTTGGGCTCGGTGTCCTTTCTGTTACTGATCACCATATTGGTCACCTGTGTGCTGAAGTGTCAGAAACCGATGCCCAGCAAAGCGGCTCCTCCCAGTAGGAACAGCGTGATCAGCGAGGGGAACTCGACCATCGCAGATTCCACCCTGGTTTCCAACGATGCCTACTGGTACAGTCTGTTTCTAGCAGAGACCAGGAAAGGAAAGCTGGTAGTCAGACAGCCTGTGCCAAAGGCGGGCTCCAGATACATTGTGTCCAGTTTACCAAGGAGCACGGGCCTGACAGAGACCAGCGACTCAGCAGCTTCTACTCTGCAG
- the LOC139581370 gene encoding protocadherin alpha-C2-like isoform X2 → MESHCLVQRWRRYVSVFLLLSTTMNTASAVTHYSIPEEMEEGSVVANLATDLGLDVKTLNRRKMRLDVVANKKYLEVNKETGELYILQKMDREHLCSSKTNCFLKLDATIENPLRMFNIELEIIDINDNSPYFRRDEMHLDISESTAIGERLSLNNAVDPDVGTNSVKTYHLRESHNFNIEIQAGRDGSKFADLILKKALDREKQEVHNLILTAVDGGVPSRTGTANIIVRVLDTNDNAPQFDKESYTINVMENFPIGSLVVTLNATDLDEGTNSEIIYSYSLYTSEKTQATFSLNSNNGEITVKEMINYEDFRIYDMEVIATDKGTNSLSGQCKITILVTDMNDNHPEISIKSYQSPIKEDIAVDTVIAVVSVSDKDSGENGIVDIHIADELPFALRESSDNYYELVVSEPLDREKVPEYDITFTVTDRGFPPLSDNETMTLELLDVNDNVPQFPQSFYTIPVMENNAPGALLSSLTAFDPDLHENQYLVYFIIEKEIVNTSISMLFSINPENGNLYALKTFDYEIEKEFLFHIEARDSGVPPLSSNVTVHIIIVDQNDNTPVIVSPWRVHGSLVEEKIPRSTDKGSLVSKVIAIDTDSVQNSRITYQFLQVTDATLFSLDQYNGDIRTMRMFSYRDPRHQRLVVIAKDNGEPALSATVTIKLSTVETAVKAYSDMTEVPPEYDIFSDLNLYLVIGLGSVSFLLLITILVTCVLKCQKPMPSKAAPPSRNSVISEGNSTIADSTLVSNDAYWYSLFLAETRKGKLVVRQPVPKAGSRYIVSSLPRSTGLTETSDSAASTLQGSTTTGSGSSSS, encoded by the coding sequence ATGGAGTCGCATTGCCTCGTTCAACGGTGGAGAAGGTACGTATCggtctttcttcttctctctaccACCATGAACACGGCGTCTGCCGTTACCCATTATTCTATTCCAGAGGAAATGGAGGAAGGCTCCGTTGTTGCCAATTTAGCTACTGATTTGGGACTGGATGTGAAAACATTGAATAGGCGCAAGATGCGATTGGATGTTGTCGCCAATAAAAAATACCTGGAGGTTAACAAAGAAACCGGAGAGCTTTACATTTTACAGAAAATGGACAGAGAACATCTTTGCAGCTCTAAAACCAATTGCTTTCTTAAACTGGACGCTACAATTGAAAACCCATTACGAATGTTTAATATTGAGCTAGAAATCATAGATATCAACGACAATTCACCTTATTTTCGAAGAGACGAAATGCATTTGGATATATCCGAGTCGACTGCAATAGGAGAACGCTTATCTTTGAACAATGCCGTGGATCCTGACGTCGGCACTAATTCTGTGAAAACCTACCATCTAAGAGAAAGTCATAATTTCAATATAGAAATTCAGGCCGGACGAGACGGGTCAAAGTTTGCTGATTTGATTCTGAAAAAGGCTTTAGACCGAGAGAAGCAGGAGGTTCATAATCTAATACTCACCGCTGTAGACGGCGGAGTCCCCTCACGCACAGGCACAGCCAACATCATTGTTCGCGTTCTAGATACGAATGACAACGCCCCTCAATTTGATAAAGAAAGCTACACAATCAATGTGATGGAAAACTTTCCAATTGGAAGCCTTGTGGTTACACTGAATGCAACTGACTTAGATGAGGGTACCAATTCGGAAATAATATATTCATATAGCCTCTATACATCAGAGAAAACTCAAGCCACTTTCAGTTTGAATTCTAATAACGGAGAAATAACGGTGAAAGAAATGATAAATTATGAAGACTTCAGGATTTATGATATGGAAGTCATAGCAACTGATAAGGGGACCAACTCTTTGTCAGGTCAGTGTAAAATAACTATTCTAGTGACGGATATGAATGACAATCATCCTGAAATAtcaatcaaatcatatcaaagtCCTATAAAGGAGGATATAGCAGTAGACACGGTGATAGCAGTTGTCAGTGTCAGCGATAAAGATTCAGGTGAAAATGGGATTGTCGATATCCATATTGCGGATGAATTACCTTTTGCACTAAGAGAGTCTTCCGATAACTATTATGAGTTAGTAGTATCAGAACCTCTAGACCGTGAGAAGGTCCCAGAATATGACATAACTTTTACCGTAACAGACAGGGGTTTCCCTCCGCTATCTGACAATGAAACGATGACTTTAGAACTACTAGACGTTAACGACAACGTTCCACAGTTCCCCCAGTCGTTCTACACTATACCCGTTATGGAGAATAACGCGCCTGGGGCCTTGCTAAGTTCCCTCACTGCGTTTGATCCAGACCTCCATGAAAACCAGTATCTAGTTTATTTCATCATAGAAAAGGAGATAGTGAACACCTCCATTTCCATGCTGTTTTCCATCAATCCGGAGAACGGTAATCTTTACGCACTGAAGACGTTTGACTATGAGATAGAGAAGGAGTTCCTTTTCCACATTGAGGCCAGAGACTCTGGTGTTCCTCCTCTCAGCAGTAACGTGACTGTCCACATCATTATTGTGGACCAGAACGACAACACCCCGGTCATAGTTTCTCCGTGGCGCGTGCACGGCTCCTTGGTGGAGGAAAAGATTCCCAGATCCACCGATAAAGGATCCCTGGTCTCCAAGGTGATAGCCATAGACACGGACTCGGTCCAGAACTCTCGGATTACATACCAGTTTCTACAGGTTACTGACGCCACATTATTCAGTCTGGACCAATACAATGGAGATATCCGGACCATGAGAATGTTCAGTTACAGAGATCCACGTCATCAACGGCTGGTTGTCATCGCCAAGGACAACGGGGAACCTGCTCTCTCAGCTACAGTTACCATCAAGCTGTCAACAGTGGAGACTGCTGTTAAAGCCTACTCTGACATGACTGAAGTGCCTCCAGAATATGACATATTTTCAGACTTAAACCTGTATTTGGTGATCGGCTTGGGCTCGGTGTCCTTTCTGTTACTGATCACCATATTGGTCACCTGTGTGCTGAAGTGTCAGAAACCGATGCCCAGCAAAGCGGCTCCTCCCAGTAGGAACAGCGTGATCAGCGAGGGGAACTCGACCATCGCAGATTCCACCCTGGTTTCCAACGATGCCTACTGGTACAGTCTGTTTCTAGCAGAGACCAGGAAAGGAAAGCTGGTAGTCAGACAGCCTGTGCCAAAGGCGGGCTCCAGATACATTGTGTCCAGTTTACCAAGGAGCACGGGCCTGACAGAGACCAGCGACTCAGCAGCTTCTACTCTGCAG
- the LOC139581370 gene encoding protocadherin alpha-C2-like isoform X1: MDSRINGQSWRRYVSAFILLSAAMNTASAVTHYSIPEEMEEGSVVANLAADLGLDMKTLSKRKMRLDVIAGKKYLDVNKETGELYIVENMDREYLCSSKTATTCFLKMEVIIENPVRIFNIELEIVDINDNAPRFRRDIINLDISESTPAGERFSLSNAIDPDVGTNSVKTYHISESDHFDIEIQTGRDGSKFADLILKKALNREEHAVHNLILTAVDGGVPARSGTANIIVRVLDTNDNAPQFDKDSYNINIMENFPIGSLVVKLNATDLDDGINSEIIYSYSLYTSEKTQETFSLNPNNGEITVKEMINYEDFRIYDMEVIATDKGTNSLSGQCKITILVTDMNDNHPEISIKSYQSPIKEDIAVDTVIAVVSVSDKDSGENGIVDIHIADELPFALRENSDNYYELVVSEPLDREKVPEYDITFTVTDRGSPPLSDNETMTLELLDVNDNVPQFPQSFYTLPVMENNAPGALLSSLTAFDPDLHENQYLVYFIIEKEIVNTSISMLFSINPENGNLYALKTFDYEIEKEFLFHIEARDSGVPPLSSNVTVHIIIVDQNDNTPVIVSPWRVHGSLVEEKIPRSTDKGSLVSKVIAIDTDSVQNSRITYQFLQVTDATLFSLDQYNGDIRTMRMFSYRDPRHQRLVVIAKDNGEPALSATVTIKLSTVETAVKTYSDMTEVPLEYDIFSDLNLYLVIGLGSVSFLLLITILVTCVLKCQKPMPSKAAPPSRNSVISERNSTIADSTLVSNDAYWYSLFLAETRKGKLVVRQPVPKAGSRYIVSSLPRSTGLTETSDSAASTLQGSTTTGSGSSSS, from the coding sequence ATGGATTCGCGTATTAATGGACAGTCCTGGAGAAGGTACGTCTCGGCCTTTATTCTTCTCTCTGCAGCCATGAATACGGCGTCTGCTGTTACTCACTATTCTATTCCCGAGGAAATGGAGGAAGGGTCCGTTGTTGCTAATTTAGCTGCTGATTTGGGACTAGATATGAAAACCTTGAGCAAACGCAAGATGCGGTTAGATGTCATCGCCGGTAAGAAATATCTTGACGTGAACAAAGAGACGGGGGAGCTGTATATTGTTGAAAATATGGACAGGGAATACCTCTGTAGTTCTAAAACAGCTACAACTTGTTTTCTAAAAATGGAGGTAATTATTGAAAATCCAGTTCGGATATTTAACATAGAATTGGAAATCGTTGATATAAATGACAACGCGCCACGTTTTCGTAGAGATATCATAAACCTAGATATTTCTGAATCGACCCCAGCCGGAGAGCGTTTTTCTCTAAGCAATGCAATTGACCCCGATGTGGGCACGAATTCTGTAAAAACCTACCATATCAGTGAAAGTGATCATTTTGATATTGAAATTCAGACCGGGAGGGATGGATCGAAGTTCGCCGATTTGATACTGAAAAAGGCTTTAAACCGAGAGGAGCACGCCGTTCATAACCTAATACTCACCGCTGTAGATGGTGGAGTCCCCGCACGCTCTGGTACAGCCAACATAATTGTTCGTGTCCTGGACACAAATGATAATGCCCCTCAGTTTGACAAAGATtcatataatataaatataatggAAAACTTTCCAATAGGAAGCCTTGTGGTTAAATTGAATGCAACAGACTTAGATGATGGTATCAATTCGGAAATAATATATTCATATAGCTTGTATACATCAGAGAAAACACAAGAAACGTTCAGTTTAAACCCTAATAACGGAGAAATAACGGTGAAAGAAATGATAAATTATGAAGACTTCAGGATCTATGACATGGAAGTCATTGCAACTGATAAGGGGACCAACTCTTTGTCAGGTCAGTGTAAAATAACTATTCTAGTGACGGATATGAATGACAATCATCCTGAAATAtcaatcaaatcatatcaaagtCCTATAAAGGAGGATATAGCAGTAGACACGGTGATAGCAGTTGTCAGTGTCAGCGATAAAGATTCAGGTGAAAATGGGATTGTCGATATCCATATTGCGGATGAATTACCTTTTGCACTAAGAGAGAATTCCGATAACTATTATGAGTTAGTAGTATCAGAACCTCTCGACCGTGAGAAGGTCCCAGAATATGACATAACTTTTACCGTAACAGACAGGGGTTCCCCTCCGCTATCTGACAATGAAACAATGACTTTAGAACTACTAGACGTTAACGACAACGTTCCACAGTTCCCCCAGTCGTTCTACACTCTACCCGTTATGGAGAATAACGCGCCTGGGGCCTTGCTAAGTTCCCTCACTGCGTTTGATCCAGACCTCCATGAAAACCAGTATCTAGTTTATTTCATCATAGAAAAGGAGATAGTGAACACCTCCATTTCCATGCTGTTTTCCATCAATCCGGAGAACGGTAATCTTTACGCACTGAAGACGTTTGACTATGAGATAGAGAAGGAGTTCCTTTTCCACATTGAGGCCAGAGACTCTGGTGTTCCTCCGCTCAGCAGTAACGTGACTGTCCACATCATTATTGTGGACCAGAACGACAACACCCCGGTCATAGTCTCTCCGTGGCGCGTGCACGGCTCCTTGGTGGAGGAAAAGATTCCCAGATCCACCGATAAAGGATCCCTGGTCTCCAAGGTGATAGCCATAGACACGGACTCGGTCCAGAACTCTCGGATTACATACCAGTTTCTACAGGTTACTGACGCCACCTTATTCAGTCTGGACCAATACAATGGAGATATCCGGACCATGAGAATGTTCAGTTACAGAGATCCACGTCATCAACGGCTGGTTGTCATCGCTAAGGACAACGGGGAACCTGCTCTCTCAGCTACAGTTACCATCAAGCTGTCAACAGTGGAGACTGCTGTTAAAACCTACTCTGACATGACTGAAGTGCCTCTAGAATATGACATCTTTTCAGACTTAAACCTGTATTTGGTGATCGGCTTGGGCTCGGTGTCCTTTCTGTTACTGATCACCATATTGGTCACCTGTGTGCTGAAGTGTCAGAAACCGATGCCCAGCAAAGCGGCTCCTCCCAGTAGGAACAGCGTGATCAGCGAGAGGAACTCGACCATCGCAGATTCCACCCTGGTCTCCAACGATGCCTACTGGTACAGTCTGTTTCTAGCAGAGACCAGGAAAGGAAAGCTGGTAGTCAGACAGCCTGTGCCAAAGGCGGGCTCCAGATACATTGTGTCCAGTTTACCAAGGAGCACGGGCCTGACAGAGACCAGCGACTCAGCAGCCTCTACTCTGCAG
- the LOC139581370 gene encoding protocadherin alpha-C2-like isoform X3, whose product MDSRINGQSWRRYVSAFILLSAAMNTASAVTHYSIPEEMEEGSVVANLAADLGLDMKTLSKRKMRLDVIAGKKYLDVNKETGELYIVENMDREYLCSSKTATTCFLKMEVIIENPVRIFNIELEIVDINDNAPRFRRDIINLDISESTPAGERFSLSNAIDPDVGTNSVKTYHISESDHFDIEIQTGRDGSKFADLILKKALNREEHAVHNLILTAVDGGVPARSGTANIIVRVLDTNDNAPQFDKDSYNINIMENFPIGSLVVKLNATDLDDGINSEIIYSYSLYTSEKTQETFSLNPNNGEITVKEMINYEDFRIYDMEVIATDKGTNSLSGQCKITILVTDMNDNHPEISIKSYQSPIKEDIAVDTVIAVVSVSDKDSGENGIVDIHIADELPFALRENSDNYYELVVSEPLDREKVPEYDITFTVTDRGSPPLSDNETMTLELLDVNDNVPQFPQSFYTLPVMENNAPGALLSSLTAFDPDLHENQYLVYFIIEKEIVNTSISMLFSINPENGNLYALKTFDYEIEKEFLFHIEARDSGVPPLSSNVTVHIIIVDQNDNTPVIVSPWRVHGSLVEEKIPRSTDKGSLVSKVIAIDTDSVQNSRITYQFLQVTDATLFSLDQYNGDIRTMRMFSYRDPRHQRLVVIAKDNGEPALSATVTIKLSTVETAVKTYSDMTEVPLEYDIFSDLNLYLVIGLGSVSFLLLITILVTCVLKCQKPMPSKAAPPSRNSVISERNSTIADSTLVSNDAYWYSLFLAETRKGKLVVRQPVPKAGSRYIVSSLPRSTGLTETSDSAASTLQYPK is encoded by the coding sequence ATGGATTCGCGTATTAATGGACAGTCCTGGAGAAGGTACGTCTCGGCCTTTATTCTTCTCTCTGCAGCCATGAATACGGCGTCTGCTGTTACTCACTATTCTATTCCCGAGGAAATGGAGGAAGGGTCCGTTGTTGCTAATTTAGCTGCTGATTTGGGACTAGATATGAAAACCTTGAGCAAACGCAAGATGCGGTTAGATGTCATCGCCGGTAAGAAATATCTTGACGTGAACAAAGAGACGGGGGAGCTGTATATTGTTGAAAATATGGACAGGGAATACCTCTGTAGTTCTAAAACAGCTACAACTTGTTTTCTAAAAATGGAGGTAATTATTGAAAATCCAGTTCGGATATTTAACATAGAATTGGAAATCGTTGATATAAATGACAACGCGCCACGTTTTCGTAGAGATATCATAAACCTAGATATTTCTGAATCGACCCCAGCCGGAGAGCGTTTTTCTCTAAGCAATGCAATTGACCCCGATGTGGGCACGAATTCTGTAAAAACCTACCATATCAGTGAAAGTGATCATTTTGATATTGAAATTCAGACCGGGAGGGATGGATCGAAGTTCGCCGATTTGATACTGAAAAAGGCTTTAAACCGAGAGGAGCACGCCGTTCATAACCTAATACTCACCGCTGTAGATGGTGGAGTCCCCGCACGCTCTGGTACAGCCAACATAATTGTTCGTGTCCTGGACACAAATGATAATGCCCCTCAGTTTGACAAAGATtcatataatataaatataatggAAAACTTTCCAATAGGAAGCCTTGTGGTTAAATTGAATGCAACAGACTTAGATGATGGTATCAATTCGGAAATAATATATTCATATAGCTTGTATACATCAGAGAAAACACAAGAAACGTTCAGTTTAAACCCTAATAACGGAGAAATAACGGTGAAAGAAATGATAAATTATGAAGACTTCAGGATCTATGACATGGAAGTCATTGCAACTGATAAGGGGACCAACTCTTTGTCAGGTCAGTGTAAAATAACTATTCTAGTGACGGATATGAATGACAATCATCCTGAAATAtcaatcaaatcatatcaaagtCCTATAAAGGAGGATATAGCAGTAGACACGGTGATAGCAGTTGTCAGTGTCAGCGATAAAGATTCAGGTGAAAATGGGATTGTCGATATCCATATTGCGGATGAATTACCTTTTGCACTAAGAGAGAATTCCGATAACTATTATGAGTTAGTAGTATCAGAACCTCTCGACCGTGAGAAGGTCCCAGAATATGACATAACTTTTACCGTAACAGACAGGGGTTCCCCTCCGCTATCTGACAATGAAACAATGACTTTAGAACTACTAGACGTTAACGACAACGTTCCACAGTTCCCCCAGTCGTTCTACACTCTACCCGTTATGGAGAATAACGCGCCTGGGGCCTTGCTAAGTTCCCTCACTGCGTTTGATCCAGACCTCCATGAAAACCAGTATCTAGTTTATTTCATCATAGAAAAGGAGATAGTGAACACCTCCATTTCCATGCTGTTTTCCATCAATCCGGAGAACGGTAATCTTTACGCACTGAAGACGTTTGACTATGAGATAGAGAAGGAGTTCCTTTTCCACATTGAGGCCAGAGACTCTGGTGTTCCTCCGCTCAGCAGTAACGTGACTGTCCACATCATTATTGTGGACCAGAACGACAACACCCCGGTCATAGTCTCTCCGTGGCGCGTGCACGGCTCCTTGGTGGAGGAAAAGATTCCCAGATCCACCGATAAAGGATCCCTGGTCTCCAAGGTGATAGCCATAGACACGGACTCGGTCCAGAACTCTCGGATTACATACCAGTTTCTACAGGTTACTGACGCCACCTTATTCAGTCTGGACCAATACAATGGAGATATCCGGACCATGAGAATGTTCAGTTACAGAGATCCACGTCATCAACGGCTGGTTGTCATCGCTAAGGACAACGGGGAACCTGCTCTCTCAGCTACAGTTACCATCAAGCTGTCAACAGTGGAGACTGCTGTTAAAACCTACTCTGACATGACTGAAGTGCCTCTAGAATATGACATCTTTTCAGACTTAAACCTGTATTTGGTGATCGGCTTGGGCTCGGTGTCCTTTCTGTTACTGATCACCATATTGGTCACCTGTGTGCTGAAGTGTCAGAAACCGATGCCCAGCAAAGCGGCTCCTCCCAGTAGGAACAGCGTGATCAGCGAGAGGAACTCGACCATCGCAGATTCCACCCTGGTCTCCAACGATGCCTACTGGTACAGTCTGTTTCTAGCAGAGACCAGGAAAGGAAAGCTGGTAGTCAGACAGCCTGTGCCAAAGGCGGGCTCCAGATACATTGTGTCCAGTTTACCAAGGAGCACGGGCCTGACAGAGACCAGCGACTCAGCAGCCTCTACTCTGCAG